A genomic stretch from Coffea arabica cultivar ET-39 chromosome 10c, Coffea Arabica ET-39 HiFi, whole genome shotgun sequence includes:
- the LOC140015848 gene encoding uncharacterized protein, with product MSNRDALWWGVRRRIGNGKKTNIWNDQWIPNNHQWKPVTPKPEECQLDKVANLISSRRWNKPLIFKTFCKVDADNILKIPISITRRDDNTFWIGNQNGEYIVQSGYKMAMDRREEETRREGDGAESSCSPINQQVWKVLWSLNISHKIKMFSWKGLREAVPVKELIWRRVKMGDPICSRCGEEVETLEHMLLKCNKVKDIWKLAPIQWDGIENMTDNFKNWWTAVAEARYRTQGKDHIGLTAYILW from the coding sequence ATGAGCAACAGAGATGCCCTTTGGTGGGGAGTGAGGAGAAGAATAGGGAATGGAAAGAAAACCAACATATGGAACGATCAATGGATACCAAACAACCACCAATGGAAACCAGTTACACCTAAACCAGAAGAATGTCAGCTTGATAAAGTTGCTAATCTGATTAGCAGCCGCAGATGGAACAAACCTCTCATCTTCAAGACCTTCTGCAAAGTGGATGCAGACAATATATTGAAAATCCCTATCAGTATCACTAGAAGAGATGATAATACTTTCTGGATAGGGAACCAAAATGGGGAATATATAGTGCAGTCAGGATATAAAATGGCAATGGacaggagagaggaagagacaAGGAGAGAAGGTGATGGAGCAGAATCGAGCTGTAGTCCAATAAACCAGCAAGTATGGAAGGTACTGTGGAGTTTAAACATCAGTCACAAAATCAAAATGTTCAGTTGGAAAGGACTCAGGGAAGCAGTACCTGTCAAGGAGCTGATTTGGAGAAGAGTCAAAATGGGAGATCCAATATGCTCAAGGTGTGGGGAAGAAGTGGAAACACTGGAGCATATGCTACTTAAGTGCAACAAAGTCAAGGACATTTGGAAACTAGCTCCTATACAATGGGATGGAATTGAAAACATGacagataatttcaaaaattggTGGACTGCAGTGGCTGAAGCTAGATATAGGACACAGGGAAAAGATCATATAGGCCTCACGGCTTATATTTTGTGGTAA